A section of the Cottoperca gobio unplaced genomic scaffold, fCotGob3.1 fCotGob3_155arrow_ctg1, whole genome shotgun sequence genome encodes:
- the LOC115004633 gene encoding LOW QUALITY PROTEIN: photoreceptor outer segment membrane glycoprotein 2-like (The sequence of the model RefSeq protein was modified relative to this genomic sequence to represent the inferred CDS: deleted 1 base in 1 codon) → MAVGKLTFTKAEREKLAEVLWLLNWISVMTGAILFGLGLFLKVEIQKWQEVMSEQGILYVPHMLITTGLAACCINFLGGKICLDCADTNKFLRWKLVMMPYIICTFFFTSCVLAGALMCYGIRSQLEESLFLGLRNAMRYYKDTDTPGRCYLKKTVDLLQIQFQCCGNAGYRDWFHVQWLSNRYLDMTSSRVADRLRSNVEGKYLMDGVPFSCCSTSSPRPCIQQQLSDTSAHFNYDEQSQQLNLWRRGCRQALMDHYTGIMQSIGLTVLLIWLFELLVLTGVRYLQTAMENVLRLGDPDSESDGWILENSLAETARSNFNIIKNLRKCYQVDDDPNINIPATAAEQEVPSRQQIPMSS, encoded by the exons ATGGCGGTCGGTAAACTGACCTTCACGAAGGCGGAGCGAGAGAAGCTAGCTGAAGTCCTCTGGCTGCTCAACTGGATTTCCGTGATGACGGGAGCAATCCTCTTCGGCCTCGGCTTATTCCTCAAAGTAGAGATTCAGAAGTGGCAGGAAGTGATGTCCGAGCAGGGGATCCTCTACGTGCCGCACATGCTGATCACCACGGGACTGGCGGCCTGCTGCATCAACTTCCTGGGTGGGAAGATCTGCCTGGACTGCGCTGACACTAACAAGTTCCTGCGCTGGAAGCTGGTGATGATGCCGTACATCATCTGcaccttcttcttcacctcctgcGTCCTGGCAGGGGCGCTTATGTGCTATGGCATCCGCAGCCAGCTGGAGGAGTCGCTGTTCCTGGGCCTGAGGAACGCCATGCGGTACTATAAGGACACGGACACGCCGGGCCGCTGCTACCTAAAGAAGACTGTGGACCTGCTGCAGATCCAGTTCCAGTGCTGTGGGAATGCTGGGTACCGGGACTGGTTCCATGTCCAGTGGCTCAGCAACCGCTACCTGGACATGACCAGCAGCCGTGTGGCGGA CCGCCTCAGGAGTAACGTGGAGGGGAAGTACCTGATGGACGGCGTTCccttcagctgctgcagcacgTCGTCCCCTCGGCCCTgcatccagcagcagctcagtgaCACATCGGCACATTTCAACTACGACGAGCAGAGCCAGCAGCTG AACCTGTGGAGGCGAGGCTGCCGACAGGCGCTGATGGATCACTACACCGGCATCATGCAGTCTATCGGCCTCACCGTGCTGCTTATCTGGCTGTTTGAG CTGCTGGTCCTGACGGGGGTCCGGTACCTGCAGACGGCCATGGAGAACGTTCTGCGGCTCGGGGATCCAGATTCTGAGTCTGACGGTTGGATTCTGGAGAACAGCCTGGCAGAAACTGCCCGCTCCAACTTTAACATCATCAAGAACCTGAGGAAGTGCTACCAGGTCGACGACGACCCCAACATTAACATCCCAGCCACCGCCGCCGAGCAGGAAGTGCCGTCCCGGCAGCAGATCCCTATGAGCAGTTAG
- the cdc42bpb gene encoding serine/threonine-protein kinase MRCK beta isoform X5, which produces MRSGFQFPSHVTDLSEDAKDLIQRLLCSRERRLGLNGISDFKSHPFFIGIDWENIRSAEAPYIPDVSSPTDTSNFDVDDDVLKNPDISPPMSHTGFTGQHLPFVGFTYTTDSCFADRSSFSRGVLGLHPEEGGGGGGGQEVEAFERRIRHLEQEKQELNRKLQESTQALQAPARGGTLSRDKEIKKLNEEIERLKKKLADSDRLEHQLEEAVTLRQDYESSASKLKTLERQLKTLRQEKDDVHKQLADSLERLRSQAKELKEAHSQRKLALQEFSDLSERMADLRSSKQRLSRQLRDKEEEVDALLQKMDAMRQDIRKTEKNRKELEAQLHEAKAEASKEKKLREHSEAYCQQLETELQGLKQGRGAAVGGMESQQELSRLKAELDKKVLFYEEELLRRDSAHCSDVKNLRKDLQEAEGGQLAANKDLLQLRDKLDKDKRDRQTEMDEAVSALREKSDREKNLLTEENHKLAADTDKLCAFVDKLTAQNRQLEDELQDLSSKKESVAHWEAQIAEIIQWVSDEKDARGYLQALATKMTEELETLRSSSLGTRPLPETGVATPPKKQWPPTGGDWRDPLWKVRRSQKLDMSARLELQSALDAEIRAKQLVQEELRRLKAANINLESKLKESEENILEMGEQVESLKKEMEDSLSRSDRGLKLPDFQDSIFEYFNTSPLAPDLTFRASVCSASSLLALLEDTTDIDPPPLKPETMPPSPCTTSEHEEVKAASVPASPSPTYHSSALSTPKPKAHQLSIKTFSSPTQCTHCTSLMVGLARQGYACEVCSFICHISCKDHAPLVCPIPAEQAKRPQGIDVQRGIGTAYKGYVKIPKPSGVKKGWQRVFALVSDCKLFLYDIPEGKSTQPGVVASLVLDLREEQFSVSSVLASDVIHATRKDIPCIFRVTSSQLISQLSSVSLLVLAESEVEKRKWVRILEGLQSILTKNLVRNRQVHDLHEAYDASLPIIKTTLSAAVLDRERIVLGTEDGLFVVEVTRDVIVRAADSKKVYQINLIPKEKIFALLCGRNRQVHLHHWGALEGAESTFDIKLTETKGCQALTTGVLRPGGPACLLAAIKRQVLCYEISRVKPHHKKLWEVQAPGVVQWLGMVRERLCVGYPSGFALLALQGESSPISLVSPADPSLAFLAQPPLDALHALEVGSTELLLCFSHLGIYVDGQGRRSRTKELMWPAMPLACSSNSSHLTVYSEYGLDVFDIHTTEWVQTISLRKIRPLNVEGTLNLLSSEPPRLIYFSNTSSEGDLTIPETSDHSRKLMVRTRSKRKFLFKVPEEERLQQRREMLRDPELRSKMISNPTNFNHVAHMGPGDGMQVLMDLPLSVIPSSQDDSIKDKPRPLSSISRQQRSKTHITRTASDFGGGASSHSISEPDQDLDREPDSDSTKHSTPSNSSNPSSPPSPNSPHRSQLTLDGLEMDP; this is translated from the exons ATGAG GAGCGGTTTCCAGTTCCCCTCCCATGTGACCGACTTGTCCGAGGACGCCAAGGACCTGATCCAGCGCCTGCTCTGCTCCAGGGAGCGCCGCCTCGGCCTGAACGGAATCTCCGACTTTAAGAGTCACCCGTTCTTCATCGGGATCGACTGGGAGAACATCCGGTCGGCCGAGGCCCCCTACATCCCCGACGTGTCCTCGCCCACCGACACCTCCAACTTTGATGTAGACGACGACGTCCTCAAAAACCCG GACATCAGCCCTCCAATGTCTCACACTGGTTTCACCGGTCAGCACCTTCCCTTCGTCGGCTTCACCTACACCACAGACAGCTGCTTCGCCGACCGCAGCTCCTTCAGCCGGGGTGTGCTCGGCCTCCACccggaggaggggggagggggggggggagggcagGAGGTGGAGGCGTTTGAGAGGAGGATCCGCCACCTGGAGCAGGAGAAACAGGAGCTGAACCGCAAACTACAGG AGTCCACTCAGGCGCTGCAGGCTCCGGCTCGCGGAGGAACTCTAAGCCGAGACAAAGAGATCAAGAAGCTGAACGAGGAGATTGAGCGTCTGAAGAAGAAGCTGGCAG ACTCTGATAGGCTGGAGCACCAGCTGGAGGAAGCGGTCACACTGAGGCAGGACTACGAGAGCTCCGCCTCCAAACtgaagaccctggagaggcAGTTGAAGACCCTGAGGCAGGAGAAGGATGACGTGCATAAG CAGCTGGCAGACTCTCTGGAGCGCCTTAGGAGCCAGGCGAAGGAGCTGAAGGAGGCTCACTCTCAGAGGAAGTTGGCGCTGCAGGAGTTCTCCGACCTGTCGGAGCGGATGGCCGACCTGCGCTCCTCCAAACAGCGCTTGTCCCGTCAGCTGCgggacaaagaggaggaggtggacgcCCTACTGCAGAAGATGGACGCCATGAGACAGGACATCCGCAAGACCGAGAAGAACCGCAAGGAG ctGGAGGCTCAGTTGCACGAGGCGAAGGCCGAAGCGTCAAAGGAGAAGAAGCTGAGGGAGCACAGTGAGGCGTACTGCCAGCAGCTGGAGACAGAGCTGCAGGGCctcaag CAGGGGCGGGGGGCAGCAGTGGGGGGGATGGAGTCTCAGCAGGAGCTGTCCCGCCTAAAGGCGGAGCTTGATAAGAAGGTGCTGTTCTacgaggaggagctgctgaGGAGAGACTCCGCCCACTGCTCCGACGTCAAGAACCTCCGCAAAGACCTGCAGGAGGCTGAGGGGGGGCAGCTGGCCGCCAACAAggacctgctgcagctgagggACAAGTTGGACAAGGACAAGagggacag ACAAACCGAGATGGATGAAGCTGTTTCAGCTCTGAGGGAGAAATCTGACCGAGAGAAAAACCTGCTGACAGAAGAAAACCACAAACTGGCGGCTGACACTGACAAG CTGTGTGCGTTTGTTGATAAACTGACTGCTCAGAACCGTCAGCTggaggacgagctgcaggatctTTCCTCCAAAAAGGAGAGCGTGGCTCACTGGGAGGCTCAGATCGCAGAAATCATCCAGTG ggtGAGCGATGAGAAAGACGCTCGAGGCTACCTTCAGGCTCTGGCCACCAAGATGACGGAGGAGCTGGAAACTCTGCGCAGCTCCAGTCTGGGAACAAGGCCTCTG CCTGAAACAGGAGTGGCTACGCCTCCTAAGAAGCAATGGCCTCCTACTGGTGGAGACTGGAGG gaTCCTCTGTGGAAGGTGCGGCGCAGTCAGAAGTTGGACATGTCCGCGCGTCTGGAGCTGCAGTCGGCTCTGGACGCTGAGATCAGAGCCAAGCAGCTGGTTCAGGAGGAGCTGCGCCGACTCAAGGCTGCCAACATCAACCTGGAGAG taAGTTGAAGGAGTCGGAGGAGAACATTCTGGAGATGGGGGAGCAGGTGGAGAGTCTGAAGAAAGAGATGGAAGACAGTCTCTCCCGCTCTGACAGAG gTCTGAAGCTTCCAGACTTCCAGGACTCCATCTTTGAATATTTCAACACGTCTCCTCTGGCTCCTGACCTCACCTTCAGA GCGTCAGTTTGCTCCGCCTCCTCACTGCTTGCTCTCCTGGAAGAC ACCACGGACATAGACCCACCCCCCCTGAAACCAGAGACCATGCCCCCCTCGCCCTGCACCACCTCCGAACACGAG GAAGTTAAAGCAGCATCAGTCCCAGCAAGCCCCTCCCCCACCTACCACAGCTCAGCACTGAGCACACCAAAG CCCAAAGCTCACCAGCTGAGCATCAAGACGTTCTCCAGTCCGACTCAGTGTACACACTGCACCTCGCTGATGGTGGGACTCGCCAGGCAGGGATACGCCTGTGAAG TGTGTTCCTTTATCTGCCACATTTCCTGTAAAGACCACGCCCCTCTGGTATGTCCAATCCCAGCAGAGCAGGCCAAGAGGCCGCAGGGCATTGACGTCCAGAGAGGCATTGGCACCGCCTACAAGGGTTACGTCAAG ATCCCGAAGCCCAGCGGGGTGAAGAAGGGCTGGCAGAGAGTGTTCGCCTTGGTCTCTGATTGCAAACTGTTTCTCTACGACATCCCAGAGGGAAAGTCTACTCAGCCAGGGGTGGTGGCCAGTCTGGTGCTGGATCTCAG GGAGGAGCAGTTTTCCGTCAGCTCTGTCTTGGCGTCAGATGTGATCCACGCCACCAGGAAGGACATCCCTTGCATCTTCAGG GTGACGTCCTCACAGCTGATCTCGCagctgtcctctgtctctctgctggtGTTGGCTGAGAGCGAAGTGGAGAAGAGGAAGTGGGTCAGGATCCTGGAGGGTCTGCAGAGCATATTGACCAAGAACCTGGTGAGGAACCGACAGGTCCACGACCTGCACGAGGCATACGACGCCTCGTTACCCATCATCAAGACCACGCTGTCTGCCGCTGTGCTCG ATCGGGAGAGGATTGTACTGGGAACCGAAGACGGACTGTTTGTGGTCGAGGTTACCAGAGACg TGATCGTGCGAGCAGCAGACAGTAAGAAGGTTTATCAGATCAATTTGATTCCGAAGGAGAAGATCTTTGCTCTGCTCTGCGGCCGGAACCGTCAAGTTCACCTTCACCACTGGGGGGCGCTGGAGGGTGCCGAGTCCACATTCGACATCAAGCTGACTGAGACCAAAGGCTGCCAGGCTCTGACTACAGGGGTGCTCCGCCCCGGAGGCCCCGCCTGCCTGCTGGCCGCCATCAAACGTCAG GTTCTGTGCTACGAGATCTCTCGAGTGAAGCCCCACCATAAGAAGCTCTGGGAGGTGCAGGCTCCAGGTGTGGTGCAGTGGTTGGGCATGGTCAGGGAGCGGCTGTGTGTTGGTTATCCTTCGGGCTTTGCTCTGCTTGCCCTGCAGGGGGAGTCTTCCCCCATCAGCCTGGTGAGCCCTGCTGACCCGTCACTGGCATTCCTGGCTCAGCCACCTCTGGACGCCCTGCACGCCCTGGAGGTGGGatccacagagctgctgctctgcttcagCCATCTTGGCATCTACGTGGATGGACAGGGCCGCCGGTCCCGAACCAAGGAGCTGATGTGGCCCGCAATGCCGCTCGCATGCA gcTCTAACTCGTCCCACCTGACGGTCTACAGTGAGTACGGGCTCGACGTCTTCGATATTCACACCACTGAGTGGGTTCAGACCATCTCCCTCCGCAAG ATCAGACCTCTGAATGTTGAAGGGACGTTAAACCTACTGAGCTCAGAACCTCCTCGTCTGATTTACTTCAGCAACACCTCGTCAG agGGGGACCTCACCATCCCGGAGACATCGGACCACAGCAGGAAGTTGATGGTGAGAACTCGCAGTAAGAGGAAGTTCCTGTTTAAGGTTCCTGAGGAGGAACGACTtcagcagaggag